Below is a genomic region from Leptospira yasudae.
TGTTTAAAGAAGAGGTCGGAATTCCGATCCGAAAATACGTTCAATGGCTGAGGATCAAGACCTGCGTACTTTCCCTTGCAAAAGGAAATTCTCTGACCGTCGCTTCGCACGAAGCGGGCTTTGCGGACCAAGCCCACATGAGCCGGACCTTCCGGGAAATGTTCGGTTTAAAACCCTCGCTTTTTTTGAAAAATAGCAGTTCCGTTCAAGTAATCTTCTGCAAAATCGGGGATGATGTGCAGCTCTAAACGGAGCCGAAAATTGAAACACGGCTTCAATCTTCGATGAAGGGAGTTGATATGAAAACGATCGAACAGTGGTTGACCGAATACGCGGAGAGCCACCAAAACATCATTAACAAAAGAATTCACTGGATCGCCGTGCCGACCATTATGTTTACGTTGCTCGGAATGCTTTGGTCCATTCCGTCCGGTTCCATTCAGAGCCTTCTTCCGGAATCCCTGGGACAAACCAGATTGTTTCTGAACTGGGCTACGATCTTCGTTTTAGTGACGGGAATTTTCTATCTCAGACTTTCCATCCCCATGTTTCTCGGAATGATGACGATGGTCGCCGTTATGCTCGCGGGCGTTTATTTCATTTCTCTTTCCGGAATTTCCACTTTGATCAGCATATCCGTGGGAGTGTTCGTCGTCGCTTGGATCTTTCAATTCATCGGCCATAAGATCGAAGGGAAAAAACCTTCCTTTTTCAAAGACCTTCAGTTTCTTCTGATCGGACCCGCGTGGTGTCTGAGTTATTTCTATAAGAAAGTAGGAATCTCCTACTAAGAAAAATTTAGGGCGCTCCTGCGCCGATACGACGATTTACGAATCACGAACTAAGAAGGCGCAGGCCAGGCTCGCTACGCGCTTCGGCTACCGCCTTCGGTTGCATCGCGATTCGTAAAGGCGAGATGACCACAAGCAAAGATTGAAAGGCTTTGCAGAATAACGGCGATGCAACTGCTACGCACCCTCCGCATCCTTAGCGCGTTGACAAAACGGTTGACTCGATCTTCAAAAACGACTAATCTCGCCTTCCACGGAGAATTAAAATTGAAAACGATCCAAACTACATTCACATCTAAAAATTTATCCAGAAAGGAATTCCTCCGTTCTTCCACGAGGTTTCTCATTTTGAGCGGCACGGGTGCGGCGGTCCTTTCTTCCGCAAACGGATGCAGCTCCGGTCCGAAAGGAATCGTCGACAAAGGATTGACCTTCGCTTCTCTTGCACAAGTGTTAAGCGAACTGGAAACATTCAAAAAATCGAATTCGATTCAAGGATACGGAACCTGGGACGCGGGAAAGGTGTTTCTTCACTGCGCTCAATCGATCGAATATTCGATCCAAGGTTATCCCGAAAACAAAAGCGCTCTCTTTCAAAACACGATCGGAAAACTCGTATTCTTAAAGTTCGCTTCTTCCCAAAAAATGTCGCACGACTTGGAAGCTCCGATTCCTGGAGCGGCTCCGATCCATTCCGACACGGATTGGAAAGCGAGCCTCGGCGTTTTACAAGAAACGATTTTGAAATTCCAAGCGTACGGCGGGGAACTCAAACCTCATTTCGCGTACGGAAGTTTATCGAAGGAAGAATACGATCTGGCGCACGCGATGCATATCGCGAACCATTTCAGTTTTTTGACTTTCAATTCTTAAGTTAAGAAGCGCTTAAAAAAAAATAGACTTCGGAATTCCGAGGAACTCCGAAGTCCGAGAGCAAGTGTTTCGGATGGATTCGTTAGTGAAAAAAATGTAGGATTACAAAGCGGAAAGGCTCGCTTCCGCCAATTCGTAGCCGCCCATTTGATCCGGATGAAAATTCGGTCTGAAATATTTCAGACATCCTTGGAACAAAGGAGGCACCGAAGCTCCTAGATGTTTGCGGGCGTAAAAACGATCCGCCCTAAACTTCTTCCAGGAAACTTCCTCGTCCGCGATCAAGAACCAATATTGAAACAGAATCGCGTACGACCAAAGTAGAACGGTCGCGATCGCAAAACCGAAAATTCTCAGGAAATAATTCGGAGCGACTTCCTGAAGAACGTCGTAAACGACCGATTTGTGTTCGATCTCTTCGCAAGCGTGCCAAACGAGAAGTTTTCTCATATCACCGTGAGCGTCGCGGGCCAGATCGTATTTCAACGATATTTCGCCTAACGTTGCCGTGTAGTGCTCCAAAGCGGCGGTGATCGAAAGATCGATCTTAGGTCCGAATAAAAATCTTAGAAACGGAAAGATTCCTTTATACAGAGTCGTGTAATAAAACTTGGCGATCTTATCGAGCGGAAGACCGTATCTGCGGATTGCAGACCAAACCCGTTCGTGTTCTTTTCCGTGCTGCACTTCTTGACCGATAAAAGACTTCACGCGATTCTTTAAAGGTTCGCTGAGTTGATCTTGAAACGGTTTCACGCTCCGGATAAAATAGCGTTCCCCTTCCGGAAAGATCACGTGAAAACTGTTCAACGCATGCGTAATGATCGCGTTATCGTTGAAATAATGTCTCGGAAGATTTTCCAAACCTTCAAAGTCCATTTTGCGGACCGAAGGCGATTGCCCATCAATCGTTTTTGCGAACGGCTTTTTCATTTTCCAAACCTCTTCTTCTTTTACCGGGAACTCTTTTTCTTTTCGATTTCGGCGAGTAGGATACCCGATCCTTCGTTTTCGTTCTTTCCGAATCCCGAAACACCTGATGGATTTTGAAATCGGCTAGGATTTTCTCGGGAAAGTTTCGAAAAAGACGCGGACTTCGTTCGAAATTCTAAGATCCGAACGCATTCTTACGTGATTCTTCCCCGGAAGGAGAAAAGGAATCTTCTTTACGAATAAAGCGCGACGCAGATTCTGGAATGCAAGGCAAAGGGGGATTAGCTCAGCTGGTTAGAGCGCTACCTTGACATGGTAGAGGTCACTGGTTCGATCCCAGTATCTCCCACCACCTGTGTCGCGATCCATAGAGAGCGACACGCTGAGTTTTTCCAAGCGCGGGCCTATAGAGAGCGGACACGCTCTGAGTTGCTTCGAGCGACTCGTAAAGCGCGAGGCAATCGAAGATAACGGAGAGTTATCGTAGGTTTTCGACAAAGTCGAAATGAACGGCTTATAGGAAACGAGTTGCCGAATTTCCTTCTTTATGTTCGTTCCTTCCAAAAGTATCATCACAAAAACCATTCTGATTCTTTCGGTTGTCAGTCTTTTGACGGACGTCGCATCCGAGATGTTGTATCCGATTCTTCCCATTTATCTGAAAGAAATCGGCTTTTCGATTTTTCTGATCGGACTATTGGAAGGAGTCGCCGAGGCGACCGCCGGATTCAGCAAAGGTTCTTTCGGAAGAATGTCCGATCTAAGCGGAAAACGTCTTCCGTTTGTTCGATGGGGTTACCTACTCAGCGCGCTTTCCAAACCGATGATGACTTTTTTGGCCTCTCCGTTTTGGGTTTTTTTCGTAAGAACCACGGATCGATTGGGAAAGGGAATCCGAACTTCCGCCAGAGACGCCCTTCTTTCCGACGAAACTACGATCGAAAACAAAGGAACGGTTTTCGGTTTTCATCGATCGATGGATACGTTCGGAGCGGTGCTCGGACCGCTTTCCGCTCTTGTGTTTTTATACTTTTATCCCGGAAGATACAAAGAATTATTTCTGTTGGCGTTCATTCCCGGACTTCTCGCGATCGTATTTACCTTTTGGATCCGCGAAAAGAATACGATACCGCTCATTCCCAAAGAGGAAGAGAAATATTCGATTCTTCTTTTTTTCAAATACTGGAAGAGCGCTTCTCCTTCGTATAAAAATCTAACGCGGGGAATTCTGTTTTTTACCGTGTTCAACGGTTCGGACGTGTTCCTTCTTTTGCGTTTGAAAGAATCGGGCATGAGCGATTCTTCCTCCATCGGAGCCTATATCTTTTACAACATCGTATACGCGGTCGCTGCATATCCGTTGGGAGTGATCGCGGATAAGGTGGGATTGAAGAAGATGTTTCTTTTCGGGTTACTATGTTACGCGCTCGTTTATTGGAGTATGGGATTCGGAGAATCCTCTTGGATCCTTTGGATCGCGTTTGCGGGGTACGGAGTGTACGCGGCTTCCACGGAAGGAATTTCGAAGGCATGGATCAGCAATCTGGTTCCCAAAACGGAAACCGCAACCGCATTAGGAACCTTTAATGCGTTTCAAAGTCTTTGTATGATTCTCGCGAGTTCGATCACGGGTTATCTGTGGGTTCAATGGAATTCGACCGCGGCATTGGCGGCTTCGGGAACGGCCGCGCTGATTGCGGGCGCGTATCTATACTTTTCGGAAGAATCCGTACAACAAAAAAGCTCCTGAACTTCAGGAGCTTTCAATACCGGTTTGGTCTTTCTTTTTGATTTAGGAGATTCTAAGAATTCGATTCTTATTCCGCAAAGATCACGGAGATAGTCGGAAGTTTAAAACCGAGAACGGTCGACAGATCTTTCCGAATTTGATCGCGCACGTTTTGTTTGTCCTCGATCAACAGCGCTTGACGAAGATAAAATTCGGCAGCCTTCAGATCCACTTCTCCAAGAGCCATGGAAACTCTGTAACGAACGGAGGGATTCTCGCTTTTGAGCATATCGCAAAGTGAATAAAAACTTTTATCCGCGACTTTCATGATGTTAACGATCGAGTTGAGAAGCGCCGCTTTCGTAAAATCGTTCTTTTCCTTTTCCAAAGTGGAAACGAGAAAGTTCACAGTTTCCTTCCGGTTCATATATTTCAAACCGTCCGCAGCGGAAGCGCGGATGTAATAGTTCGGGTGACTGAGAGCGTTTACGAGAACGTCTTCGGATTCTTTCGCATAAGGATAACTTCCGATCGTTCTTAAAATTTCGCCGACCGCGATCACCATCGTATAATCATCCTTAGACGTAAAATAAGGCTCGTCCTTTTCTTGGATGGTGGGTTCGAGTTTCTTGTATTCTTCGATGGTCGGTTTAATCGCGATTTCCTGATCCATTACGGCGAGCGCTTGAGCGACCGTAAACTTGAGATAAGGATGATTTTCAAGGGACTTAGGAACTTTCGGATTTCCGCGAAGCGCGTTCAGAAGAGGACGAACGGCGAGTTTGTTATTCACAAACTTGAGATAATCCGCGGCGTCGACTCTTTCCTCGTAGGAGCCGGTATCGAGCTTTCGGATCTGTTCGAAATACGCTCTATCGGCGTATTCTACCGCCTTATCGCCGCCGGCAAATAAAGGCAAAACACTGATAGAAGACAAAATGATAGAGATCGAAATATTCTTAAACATGGAATTCCCTCTCTTGTAATATCGGTTTTTGAAATCTTCGGCTTAAAGTTTCAGGCTTCCTTTTCTTTTACACTTTCCGCAATTTTGCGGATTTTTTCGGAAAGGTCTTCCAATGGTAAATCGGTTTCGGCGGATTCTTCCAGCTCTTTTCCGATTTTTTTGAGGTCTTCTTGAATTCTAAGTTTGTTTTCGGAGGCGCGGCTGGCCATGTGGGTCAACAGGTCGTCGCGGTATTCGGTCGCCATTTCCAACTTGAGTTCGCCCAAGGAGATCATGGATTGAAGAATTTTTTCCAAACGATCGCGAGTCAGATAACTCGCACCGATTCCGCCTAAGACCAACCTTCCGAACAAGGAACTTATGTCCTTACCCGTTTCGCGGATCAAAGCGGAAAGCATGAAGTTGGAGAATTCTTCGTTTCTTTGACCGAGAGAAACCTTGAGAAAGGTTTGTCCGAGAATTTTCGGAGTGATATCGGAACCGGACATATTATCGATCACACGGATTTCTTCTCCGTTGATGATCATCTCCGCGACGTCTTCGAGAGTAATCGTCTTACTCGTCTCGGGGTCGTAGAGTCGTCGATTCGCGTATCGTTTCAGAAGTTTCATTTTAATTGGTTGCGTCTTTTACGCGTCGCACAATTCTAGAATTCGCCGGAAAAGCCTTCGGTCAAGCAAAATACCCATGGCAAGCCTACTGTTCGATTGTCTCTTCTTAACCGGACTTACCAAAAAAGAAGAGAAGCTTCTCCTCTCTCTCTTGGATTGGAAAGAAATTTCAACGCAGGAATGGGCAGGAGCGGGAAGATTTCCGGAAACGGGACCGGGACAAATCGTCGTTCGTAAATCGGTAGAACCCGATTCTTTGCAAACGGCGATGGATTGGTCCAAACAACCTTTGTTGATCGGAAGAATCGAATCCGCCCTACTCAAAAATCTCTTCGAACACGGATTGAATTACTTTCTCGATCTAAACCGACTACAAATCGTTGACGTTCCTCTCGAAACGCTTACTCAAAAAAAAGAATTAACTTCGATCGTCATCGGACCCGATCCGCTTTTATACCAACGAATCCGCGCTCATCTCAAAGTATTGGGATGGGAAACGGTTCCTTGCAGGGAGCTAACGTCGCTCAACGATCGATTTAAGGAATACGAACCCGGACTTCTTTTCGTCGACTGGGAAAGAACGAACGTAAGGGAAACCGTCGATCGATTAAGGAATCTTCCCCAACGAGCGGTGTTTCCTCCCGTAATCGGAATCCGCGACGTCAA
It encodes:
- a CDS encoding metal-dependent hydrolase; this translates as MKKPFAKTIDGQSPSVRKMDFEGLENLPRHYFNDNAIITHALNSFHVIFPEGERYFIRSVKPFQDQLSEPLKNRVKSFIGQEVQHGKEHERVWSAIRRYGLPLDKIAKFYYTTLYKGIFPFLRFLFGPKIDLSITAALEHYTATLGEISLKYDLARDAHGDMRKLLVWHACEEIEHKSVVYDVLQEVAPNYFLRIFGFAIATVLLWSYAILFQYWFLIADEEVSWKKFRADRFYARKHLGASVPPLFQGCLKYFRPNFHPDQMGGYELAEASLSAL
- a CDS encoding MFS transporter, yielding MFVPSKSIITKTILILSVVSLLTDVASEMLYPILPIYLKEIGFSIFLIGLLEGVAEATAGFSKGSFGRMSDLSGKRLPFVRWGYLLSALSKPMMTFLASPFWVFFVRTTDRLGKGIRTSARDALLSDETTIENKGTVFGFHRSMDTFGAVLGPLSALVFLYFYPGRYKELFLLAFIPGLLAIVFTFWIREKNTIPLIPKEEEKYSILLFFKYWKSASPSYKNLTRGILFFTVFNGSDVFLLLRLKESGMSDSSSIGAYIFYNIVYAVAAYPLGVIADKVGLKKMFLFGLLCYALVYWSMGFGESSWILWIAFAGYGVYAASTEGISKAWISNLVPKTETATALGTFNAFQSLCMILASSITGYLWVQWNSTAALAASGTAALIAGAYLYFSEESVQQKSS
- a CDS encoding DUF1569 domain-containing protein codes for the protein MQTTFTSKNLSRKEFLRSSTRFLILSGTGAAVLSSANGCSSGPKGIVDKGLTFASLAQVLSELETFKKSNSIQGYGTWDAGKVFLHCAQSIEYSIQGYPENKSALFQNTIGKLVFLKFASSQKMSHDLEAPIPGAAPIHSDTDWKASLGVLQETILKFQAYGGELKPHFAYGSLSKEEYDLAHAMHIANHFSFLTFNS
- a CDS encoding HEAT repeat domain-containing protein; the protein is MFKNISISIILSSISVLPLFAGGDKAVEYADRAYFEQIRKLDTGSYEERVDAADYLKFVNNKLAVRPLLNALRGNPKVPKSLENHPYLKFTVAQALAVMDQEIAIKPTIEEYKKLEPTIQEKDEPYFTSKDDYTMVIAVGEILRTIGSYPYAKESEDVLVNALSHPNYYIRASAADGLKYMNRKETVNFLVSTLEKEKNDFTKAALLNSIVNIMKVADKSFYSLCDMLKSENPSVRYRVSMALGEVDLKAAEFYLRQALLIEDKQNVRDQIRKDLSTVLGFKLPTISVIFAE
- a CDS encoding polyhydroxyalkanoate synthesis regulator DNA-binding domain-containing protein, which translates into the protein MKLLKRYANRRLYDPETSKTITLEDVAEMIINGEEIRVIDNMSGSDITPKILGQTFLKVSLGQRNEEFSNFMLSALIRETGKDISSLFGRLVLGGIGASYLTRDRLEKILQSMISLGELKLEMATEYRDDLLTHMASRASENKLRIQEDLKKIGKELEESAETDLPLEDLSEKIRKIAESVKEKEA
- a CDS encoding DUF962 domain-containing protein, producing MKTIEQWLTEYAESHQNIINKRIHWIAVPTIMFTLLGMLWSIPSGSIQSLLPESLGQTRLFLNWATIFVLVTGIFYLRLSIPMFLGMMTMVAVMLAGVYFISLSGISTLISISVGVFVVAWIFQFIGHKIEGKKPSFFKDLQFLLIGPAWCLSYFYKKVGISY